TTGCACTTGCCAATCTTGCAGACTTTAAAAATGATCCTAAAAGCAGGGTGCTTGAAAATGCTTATCTGAAATATACCTTTAACCCTAAATTGGCCTTTACTGTGGGACAGTTCAGACCGTGGTTCGGTATTGAAGAAACCTACCCGATTGACATCATCAAATCTCTGGACTGGTCTAATCAGTATACAGAGTTTGGAAAACTGGGCTGGACAAGTTTCCAGATCGGACTTTCTGCAACAGGACAGCTTCAGTTGGGCCAAATTCCTTTTCAATATGCTATTTCAGTGGTAAACGGAAATGGAAAAAACCAGGTCAACGATAACGACAACGGGAAGCAATATTCTACAAGACTTCTTTTTGGATTGTCTAAAAAATACAATTTCAATGTCGGCCTGAACGGAGGTATCGGGGAAGTTTTCAGCAAAAAAGTATATGCGGTAGGCATCGATTTGAGCTCACTGATCAAATTCGATCCGAAATGGAGCCTGGATATGCAACTGGAAGCAAAACAGGCAACCAATCATGTTCTGTATAATTCTGTTGTTCCGGAACTGAGACCCACCAATCCTGATGAATATCTCATTCGTGGTGTCTATTTTCTCCCGAATGTAAGATATGAGATCAATCATAAAAACCTCAGTGCCTTTGAACTGTCATGCCGGTATGAATATCTGGATACCAATTTCAGGCTTAACAGCAATCCAAGACAGACCATTACACCCATGTTCGGGCTGGAATTCCTGAAAAACTATGGGGCAAGAATACAGCTGGGCGTACAGTTTGACCGCTACAAACATCAGGTAGAAAACACATCACAATACAATAACAACCTGTTTATTGTTCAGGTACAGAGTAGATTTTAACCGCTTAAATATTTATAGATCATGAAAGAAATTAATATCAGAAATATCGCGATAACGTTTGCCGTTGCGCTGATCATTTGGTTTATCCCGGCTCCGGAAGGCGTCGCCGAGAACGCATGGCATCTGTTTGCTATTTTTGCGGCAACTATCCTTGGAATCATCCTTAAAGCAGCTCCCATGGGTACCATGTGTATGATGGCCATTGGATTTACAGCTCTTACCCAGGTGGTGGCTCCGGGAGATGCAGGAAAATCCATTACCAAAGCACTTTCCGGATTCGGAGATAAGGTAATCTGGCTGATTGGGATCTCCTTCTTTATTGCCAGAGGATTTATCAAAACCGGATTAGGAAACCGGATCGCATTTTTATTTATCAGAATCTTCGGTAAAAGCTCACTGGGATTAGCTTACGGGCTTGGCTTAGCTGATGTCTGCCTGGCTCCTGCCATTCCAAGCAATACCGCAAGGGGAGGCGGAATCATTTATCCGATTATGAAATCTATGGCTATCAGTTTCGACTCCGTCCCTGAAAAACCGGAAACTCACAGAAAATTGGGTTCATTCCTTACCCTGAACAGTTATTATATGAACCTTATCGCTTCATCCATGTTCCTGACCGGAACTGCGAGTAATCCGATGTGTCAGAAATTTGCAGCCAATCTGGGAATCAATATCACTTGGATGTCATGGGCTGCAGCCGGTTTCGTTCCTGGTCTGGTCGCATTTTTTGTGGTACCGTTGGTTCTATACAAATTATATCCGCCTGAATTGAAAAAAACAGGGGATGCCCCGAAAATGGCCGCTCAGAAATTAAAAGAAATGGGGCCTATTTCCAGAAACGAATGGCTGATGCTATTGGCATTCTTTATTCTCTTAGCCCTGTGGATATTTGGAGGCGCATTGTCTATAGACGCTACCACAACTGCTTTCATTGGACTTACCATGTTGCTTCTTACTTCAGTACTCACCTGGGAAGATATCAAAGGAGAAAAAGGCGCATGGGATACCATCGTATGGTTTGCGGTACTGGTGATGATGGCCAGTTCTCTGAATGAGCTCGGCTTCATCAGCTGGTTCAGTGATCTGATCAAAGTTAAAATTGGTGGATTAAGCTGGCAGGTTGCCTTTCCGGTAATCGTTTTAGTCTACTTTTTCAGCCACTATATTTTTGCGAGTGCAACGGCTCACGTGGCAGCTATGTATGCAGCCCTGTTAGGTGTTGGTGTTTCTTTGGGAATTCCACCGATGTTGCTGGCAATGATGCTTGGTTTTTTAGGTTCTATTTATGGAGTACTTACCCATTACGGCCACGGTCCGGCTCCGGTATTCTACGGAAGCGGGTATGTAGAACTGAAAGCCTGGTGGCTGCGGGGTCTTGAAATAGGAATTGTATTATTGATCATCTATATGGTAGTCGGTGGACTTTGGATGAAAGTTTTAGGATATTATTAATTATTAAATAAAAAATATGCTGTCAACACTGTCAAGAAAAATGCTGATGTGCCTTACGGGATTATTCCTGAGCTTCTTCCTGCTGATCCATTTCTTGGGGAATCTCCAGCTGTTTCTTCCGCCGGAGCAGGCGCATCTGCAATTTAATGCCTATTCACATTTTCTGTCCGGAAATATTCTGATCAAAATAGTTTCCTATGTGCTGTATGCAAGTATTATCCTGCATGCTCTGGACGGGCTGGTCATTACCCTAAAAAATAAAAAATCGGGAGGTAGTTATCAGTCGGAAAGACGTGGAAGAGCCAGCAAATGGTATTCCCGGAATATGGGAATCCTGGGAACGCTGATTCTGATCTTTCTGGTGATTCACTTTCAGAATTTCTGGTATATCTACAAATTTGGAAACCCTCCACTGGATGACAACGGAAATAAGGATCTGTACATTCTTGTCGTAACGGTTTTCAAGGAATGGTGGTATGTCATCATTTACATACTATCAATGGTTGCTTTATGCTATCATCTGATCCACGGAATTCACAGTGCGGCCAGAACATTGGGACTCTACCATCCTAAGTTTGTAAAATGGTTCAAGACTGCCGGAATTGTTTATTCAGTCATTATCAGTATAGGCTTTGCACTGATGCCGGTTTACGTATTCTTTACTGCCAATTAAACAGAAAAGTTATGATCTTAAATTCAAAAATACCACAAGGTCCGTTAGAACAGAAATGGGACAATTATAAAAAGAAAGCCAAGCTCGTTAATCCAGCCAACCGTAAAAAACTGGACGTTATTGTCGTGGGAACCGGGCTTGCAGGTAGCTCTATTGCGGCTTCTCTGGGTGAAATGGGATATAATGTGAAATCATTCTGCTTCCAGGACAGCCCCAGGCGAGCGCATTCTGTAGCTGCACAGGGCGGTGTGAATGCCGCTAAAAATTATAAAAATGACGGGGACAGTGTTTACAGAATGTTTGTCGATACACTTAAAGGCGGAGACTTCAGAGCCCGGGAAGCGAATGTCTACCGTATGGCAGAATGCTCTTTAAACCTGATCGATCAGGCTGTGGCGCAGGGTGTTCCGTTCGGACGTGAATATGGCGGCTATCTCAACAACCGATCCTTCGGTGGGGTTCAGGTGAGCCGGACTTTTTATGCAAGAGGACAAACCGGGCAACAACTGCTTCTTGGTGCTTACCAGGAATTGATGAGACAGGTGGGAAAGGGCACTGTACAGCTGTATTCGAGACACGAAATGCTTGATCTTGTGATGATCGACGGCAAAGCAAGGGGAATTATAGTCAGAAATTTAGATACCGGGGAAATTGAAAGACATGCTGCCCATGCGGTTGTTCTGGCAACCGGAGGTTACGGGAAGATTTATTACCTATCCACCTTAGCCATGGGCTGTAACGGTTCTGCGATATGGAGAGCTCATAAAAAAGGAGCGTTGATGGCTTCTCCGAGCTGGATTCAGGTACACCCTACTTCATTGCCTCAATCCGGAGACTACCAATCCAAATTAACCCTGATGTCGGAATCACTGCGGAATGACGGAAGGATCTGGGTTCCTCTGAAAGCTGATGAAACCAGACTGCCAAACGATATCCCGGAAAACGAAAGAGATTATTATCTTGAACGCAGGTATCCTGCTTTTGGAAATCTCGCTCCGAGAGATATTTCATCCCGTGCCGCCAAAGAAAGAATAGATGCGGGTTTTGGAATCGGACCACTCAAAAATGCAGTATATCTTGATTTTTCCAAAGCAATAAGAGAGCAGGGAAAGGAAAAAATTCAGGAGAAATACGGAAATTTATTCGATATGTATCTTAAAATCACAGGATATAATGCTTATAATGAACCGATGATGATCTCTCCATCCGCCCACTTTTCAATGGGTGGACTTTGGGTAGACTATGAACTGATGACCACTATTCCGGGACTTTTTGCATTGGGAGAAGCTAATTTTGCGGATCATGGAGCCAACAGACTGGGTGCCAATTCTCTGCTTCAGGCTTCTGTAGACGGCTATTTTATTGCACCTTATACCATTGCCAATTATCTGGCTGATGAAATTCATACCGGAAAAATTTCACCGGATGCTCCTGAATTTGAAACCGCAGAAAATGCTGTTAAGAAGCAGATCCAGGATTTTATGGATATCCGGGGAACTAAAACCGTCGATTATTTCCACAAAACTTTAGGAAAACTTTTATATGATTATTGCGGTCTTGCGAGAAATGAAGAAGGGCTGAAATATGCCATCGGAGAAATCAGGAAATTGAAACAGGAATTTTACAGAGATGTAAGAGTTTCCGGACAGGGTGACAAAATGAACTCAGAACTGGAAAAAGCAGGTCGTGTTGCCGATTATTTCGAGATCGGGGAACTGATGTGCTATGACGCTTTAACCCGGAATGAATCCTGCGGTGCCCACTTCAGGGAAGAGTTTCAAACGCCGGATGGAGAAGCTTTAAGAAATGATACTGAATACCAGTTTATCTCCGCATGGGCGTGGGCAGGCGAAAACAGGGAACCCGAACTGATCAGGGAACCGCTGATATTTGAAGAGATACAGCCAACGGTAAGAAGCTACAAATAAAAAACAAAAATTATGGATTTACATCTTAAGATATGGAGACAGAAAGACAAACAGAGTGAAGGAAAGCTGGTCAGTTATGATCTGAAAGAGCTGAATCCCCACATGTCTTTCCTGGAAATGCTGGATACTTTAAATGAAAAGCTCATTACGGAAGGCGATGAGCCTGTAGAATTCGATCATGACTGCCGGGAGGGAATCTGCGGACAATGCGGCATGATGATCAACGGAATTGCCCACGGACCTTTAAAAAATACAACAACCTGTCAGCTTCACTTACGTTCTTTTAAGAACGGTGAAACGATTTTAATCGAACCTTTCCGGGCAGAAGCATTTCCTGTGAAGAAAGATCTTAAAGTAGACCGTTCTGCTTTTGACAGGATTATTTCTTCAGGCGGTTTTGTTTCTGTAAATACTGGCCAGGCTCCTGATGCTACAGCCATTGCAGTTACCCATCAGATTGCTGAAGAAGCTTTTGATTCTGCAGCCTGCATAGGGTGCGGAGCATGTGTGGCCACCTGTAAAAACGGAAGTGCTGCATTATTCACTTCTGCAAAAATCACTCATATGGTTCTACTTCCACAAGGTAAAAAGGAAAGAAATGAACGTGTCCTGAATATGGTTACCCAAATGGATCATGAGCTTTTCGGGCACTGTTCCAATACGGAAGCCTGTGAAGTGGAATGTCCACAGGGAATTTCTGTTCTCAATATTGCGAGAATGAATTACGAATATGGCCGGGCCTTATTCTTTAGAAAAAAATAGTTTAGTACAAAAAACAGAGAAGGTTAATTAACCTTCTCTGATATTTAAACTCCCGGTATTGTTATTTGGTCGGGATTATTTTCATCATAAATAATTTCGATAGTTCCTGCTTTTGGAACTGTGGAAAGATCCAGAAGCCTTACCATCTTTTTGTAGACTGTGATATGCTCTATTCCTTTAAAATCCTTAAAGCTTACCTGGAATATAAGCTGCGGCTGGTCATTCACGGTAAGTCCTGTCTGGTTAACGCTGATGATCTGCGCCTGAGCATTTCTGCCGGCAAAAAGGATTCGTTCTTCTTTTTTATTTTTCACAAATTTTCCAACAATCAATTTGTAGGCTAATATCGTCAGCAGGAACATCACTCCACTGAAAATAATGGGATGCATAAAAGTGAGAAATCTCCATCCGAAATCAAACGATTCTCTGAAATAAAAGTAGGTGTAAAGGCCGAGAACATAAAAAATCATAAAGGTGACAAATACAATTCTGATGATCATATTGGTCATCTTAAATTTCGTCTGTATACCACTCAGAACAAAATAGGGTTCGTCTGAGGTATGAGGATTGAGGAGAACTTTAACGGTCTTCCCGGTTTCAAATCTTTTTTCCTGGGGTTTCGTGTCATAAAACATCATTTCATGCCGGATCAGAATATTTTTGAGATTCTGAAAGGACAACACGATATGGATCAAATTGATATTTTTCTTACGATTGTACCGTACCAGTTTATAATCAATAATTTCCGCATCCCTGGGAATTCCGTTTTTGAGAATATGGCTGATGGTATTTTTCTCTTTAAACGTTTTCAGGAAAAGATTGCTGATGAAAAATGCCAGTACATAAAGCCAAACAAGAACAGAAAAACCGAGATATACATAGCTCAAGGCTGGTGTATTTCTCGGTTCAGTTGTTATTTCCGAAGTCGTCATATAAATAAAGATCGGAAACGGTATGCAGAAAAAGAGCATATAAAGCGTCCAGAAAATGATCATAAATTTCATAACTGTTATTTTGCGATGCGTGATAAAGTTATGATATTATTCTTTAATCTGATTAGAGGGACGGGATAATTCTCGTGTTTTATAAGTTACGAAGCTTGAGACTGGAAGAGGGAAGTTATTGAGGTCTAAAACAACTCAAGCTAGCACTTACTGTTCTCTCAGAAATCAATTCATCAAATTTTAATCTAACCAGTAATCACTTCTGCCCTCCTTCTTCCATCTTCCAACCGTATTATCTTACTATTATACTTCTTTTTCAAAGTAAAGTCTGTAGTATTTTCCTTTATCATCCTCTCCCATTTCCAACTTCTGTCTGTCGCCATGAATGTAGATGTGGAAGTTTTTATCAAGTTTAATGATACTTTTAAAATGACGCTGGGTCTTCTTTACTGCGGCTTCACTGATCGGGAATTCTTCAGCAATGTTTACCTGCATATCCTGTTCGTAATCGGTTTTGAAATTTACAAAACTTTCGATCACATGCTGGTCACCCAAAACTTCGGTAGCAAATTCATCAAGCTTAAATTCTTCTTTTTCCTTGAAGAAATTGATGGATTTATTTAAGAAATCGGCCTGGTCTGCCTTGGAAACTTCAAATTCCTGCGGAAGCTGTTTGGTGATATAGTCTTTGTAAACCATTAATGCTTCCTGAGTGTGGAAATATTCATCGTCACGCTGCTTTACTTTCAGGAAATCCTCGAACCAGTAGTACATATCTCCGTTTTTATTGTTATCAACCACGGAAAGTACATAGCCTGTTTCTTTGTTATTATTGTAGATCAACGCAGCTTTGTCAATTTTAGACAAACCGATTCCCTGGTCTTTCTCAATATCAAAAGTTTCTTCATTAGGGGAAATTTTAAGGAAAGATTCTCTTTTTTCCGTTTTAAAGATCCCGATTTTATCAACTTTATCCGGACGATCGCTTTCCTCTTCAAAAAGGACAATAAACAGTTCTCCCCCCTGAACTCTTGGGTTTTCAGCGGCTTCAAAAAGGTGCTTGGCAATATTTTCAGATTCCCAAAGGAACTTGGCTCTGTCTTCAAAGATCTCGGATACGGAACTGTAGACCGGATTATTGACCAGATACGTGTCGCTGTAAAAATTGAAGGTTTCTTCTGATTTAAAAGAGCCTAAAAAATAATCTTCCAGCAGCTCTGCCATTCCTTCTTCCAGCTTTAGCTCTTCCTGAGACAGCGTTAAAGATTCTCCGTTGATTTTATTTCCTACTCGGTGTACTATAATTTTTGAAAACATGTCCTGAATAATTTGGAGTGCAAAGATATTCATTCTATTCTTTCCATCATACAAATAAAAAATACTCTAAAAGTATACACGAATGAACATAGTATCTTTGACTGAAAATATTGAGTCATTATTTTTTATATTGTATTTAATTTTTTTAATCAGGTTATATTTAACAGCCATCTATTTTTACAAAGACAATTATTTGAAAAAAAACATTAAAAATATAAGATTTGATCAGCAGAAAGCACCTTATGGGTGCGAATTACTGGAGTTGGATACCTTGCTAAAAAAGCTTTCAACATTCACTTATTTTGGCAAAACAGAACGAATTCACTTCTTCATTGTAATGATTATTACGGAAGGAAGTGGAAAGCATTTTGTGGATTTTAAAGAATATCAGCTTGAAAGAGGAACAATCTTATTTATTGCGCCGGGCCAGATCCAACAATATGAACGCAATCCTCAATATAAAGGATATATGCTGATATTTACTGAATATTTTTTCCGTAAGCAGGCCAACGAGCTTAGTTTTCTCAATCAGTCAGCCATATTTGATACCACTCTATCCAACGCCTTTAAAACCTGATCCGGAAATATTTTCTCAAATGCTGCAGCTTCTGCTTTTATTGCAAACAGAAATTTCATCATCTTACACCTTTTCAAAGGAAGAAAGCCTTCAAAAACTGACAAGTTTATTTCTCATTTATTCCGAGCGGCAAAAACAGATGGATAGCAATCATATTTTGAACCATCGTTATCTGTCCCAATATTATCACTTTAAACAATTGCTTGAACAGCATTTCCTCCTTGAACGCGGTGTAGATTTCTATGCTTCTCTGCTGGCAATTACCCCAAAAACACTCAACAGGATCACACGGTCTGCCATTCAGAAATCTGCCAAAGAACTCATTGATACAAGGGTAATAATTGAAATAAAACGGCTGCTGTTATTTGAAAAGTTAAGTATAAAAGAGATTGCTTATACTCTTAATTTTAACGAACCTACCAATCTGATCAAGTATTTTAAAAAGCATACAGGACAAACACCTACAGCGTACAAAGAATAGCAATGTCCGTTTTTTACCATTTTTTGTCTGCTTTCAACCTTTTTGGGCTCAACCAAATATTAGATCTTTGTATTTATAGTATCCAAAAAAATTATTTCAGATTTAAAACACAAATTGATACCTTATAGGATCCGGATATTATAAAACTTCATACAAAACTGGTTGCATGCGTTAATCGTAAGCTTGCAGGAAGGTACAAACACAAACAAATGCTGTCTTTACTATTTTAGACAGCTTTTATTTTTTCAGGACTACTCTGTCTTCCGTCTATTATTTTTATTTCATATGTTCATTAAACCTGCCTCATTTTGATAGCAACCTTATCATTTTGACAGGATTTTTAAGATTGTAAACTTTGATGAAATTAAATAATATTTTGATTTACAGATAATTAACAAAACCCTATTC
The Chryseobacterium sp. W4I1 DNA segment above includes these coding regions:
- a CDS encoding fumarate reductase/succinate dehydrogenase flavoprotein subunit, whose product is MILNSKIPQGPLEQKWDNYKKKAKLVNPANRKKLDVIVVGTGLAGSSIAASLGEMGYNVKSFCFQDSPRRAHSVAAQGGVNAAKNYKNDGDSVYRMFVDTLKGGDFRAREANVYRMAECSLNLIDQAVAQGVPFGREYGGYLNNRSFGGVQVSRTFYARGQTGQQLLLGAYQELMRQVGKGTVQLYSRHEMLDLVMIDGKARGIIVRNLDTGEIERHAAHAVVLATGGYGKIYYLSTLAMGCNGSAIWRAHKKGALMASPSWIQVHPTSLPQSGDYQSKLTLMSESLRNDGRIWVPLKADETRLPNDIPENERDYYLERRYPAFGNLAPRDISSRAAKERIDAGFGIGPLKNAVYLDFSKAIREQGKEKIQEKYGNLFDMYLKITGYNAYNEPMMISPSAHFSMGGLWVDYELMTTIPGLFALGEANFADHGANRLGANSLLQASVDGYFIAPYTIANYLADEIHTGKISPDAPEFETAENAVKKQIQDFMDIRGTKTVDYFHKTLGKLLYDYCGLARNEEGLKYAIGEIRKLKQEFYRDVRVSGQGDKMNSELEKAGRVADYFEIGELMCYDALTRNESCGAHFREEFQTPDGEALRNDTEYQFISAWAWAGENREPELIREPLIFEEIQPTVRSYK
- a CDS encoding helix-turn-helix domain-containing protein — its product is MLQLLLLLQTEISSSYTFSKEESLQKLTSLFLIYSERQKQMDSNHILNHRYLSQYYHFKQLLEQHFLLERGVDFYASLLAITPKTLNRITRSAIQKSAKELIDTRVIIEIKRLLLFEKLSIKEIAYTLNFNEPTNLIKYFKKHTGQTPTAYKE
- a CDS encoding succinate dehydrogenase/fumarate reductase iron-sulfur subunit; translated protein: MDLHLKIWRQKDKQSEGKLVSYDLKELNPHMSFLEMLDTLNEKLITEGDEPVEFDHDCREGICGQCGMMINGIAHGPLKNTTTCQLHLRSFKNGETILIEPFRAEAFPVKKDLKVDRSAFDRIISSGGFVSVNTGQAPDATAIAVTHQIAEEAFDSAACIGCGACVATCKNGSAALFTSAKITHMVLLPQGKKERNERVLNMVTQMDHELFGHCSNTEACEVECPQGISVLNIARMNYEYGRALFFRKK
- a CDS encoding succinate dehydrogenase cytochrome b subunit; this encodes MLSTLSRKMLMCLTGLFLSFFLLIHFLGNLQLFLPPEQAHLQFNAYSHFLSGNILIKIVSYVLYASIILHALDGLVITLKNKKSGGSYQSERRGRASKWYSRNMGILGTLILIFLVIHFQNFWYIYKFGNPPLDDNGNKDLYILVVTVFKEWWYVIIYILSMVALCYHLIHGIHSAARTLGLYHPKFVKWFKTAGIVYSVIISIGFALMPVYVFFTAN
- a CDS encoding AraC family ligand binding domain-containing protein, producing MKKNIKNIRFDQQKAPYGCELLELDTLLKKLSTFTYFGKTERIHFFIVMIITEGSGKHFVDFKEYQLERGTILFIAPGQIQQYERNPQYKGYMLIFTEYFFRKQANELSFLNQSAIFDTTLSNAFKT
- a CDS encoding porin, producing MILFQSKKRSLILCALLAGFCASAQIQDSLQQNKQEQEDNVKYPVLQIKGLFQARYLVGMAKDVDVNGLHHADGSGTSNNFMLKYMRIQVRAQISKRTEVVALANLADFKNDPKSRVLENAYLKYTFNPKLAFTVGQFRPWFGIEETYPIDIIKSLDWSNQYTEFGKLGWTSFQIGLSATGQLQLGQIPFQYAISVVNGNGKNQVNDNDNGKQYSTRLLFGLSKKYNFNVGLNGGIGEVFSKKVYAVGIDLSSLIKFDPKWSLDMQLEAKQATNHVLYNSVVPELRPTNPDEYLIRGVYFLPNVRYEINHKNLSAFELSCRYEYLDTNFRLNSNPRQTITPMFGLEFLKNYGARIQLGVQFDRYKHQVENTSQYNNNLFIVQVQSRF
- a CDS encoding nucleoid-associated protein, with the translated sequence MFSKIIVHRVGNKINGESLTLSQEELKLEEGMAELLEDYFLGSFKSEETFNFYSDTYLVNNPVYSSVSEIFEDRAKFLWESENIAKHLFEAAENPRVQGGELFIVLFEEESDRPDKVDKIGIFKTEKRESFLKISPNEETFDIEKDQGIGLSKIDKAALIYNNNKETGYVLSVVDNNKNGDMYYWFEDFLKVKQRDDEYFHTQEALMVYKDYITKQLPQEFEVSKADQADFLNKSINFFKEKEEFKLDEFATEVLGDQHVIESFVNFKTDYEQDMQVNIAEEFPISEAAVKKTQRHFKSIIKLDKNFHIYIHGDRQKLEMGEDDKGKYYRLYFEKEV
- a CDS encoding anion permease, which codes for MKEINIRNIAITFAVALIIWFIPAPEGVAENAWHLFAIFAATILGIILKAAPMGTMCMMAIGFTALTQVVAPGDAGKSITKALSGFGDKVIWLIGISFFIARGFIKTGLGNRIAFLFIRIFGKSSLGLAYGLGLADVCLAPAIPSNTARGGGIIYPIMKSMAISFDSVPEKPETHRKLGSFLTLNSYYMNLIASSMFLTGTASNPMCQKFAANLGINITWMSWAAAGFVPGLVAFFVVPLVLYKLYPPELKKTGDAPKMAAQKLKEMGPISRNEWLMLLAFFILLALWIFGGALSIDATTTAFIGLTMLLLTSVLTWEDIKGEKGAWDTIVWFAVLVMMASSLNELGFISWFSDLIKVKIGGLSWQVAFPVIVLVYFFSHYIFASATAHVAAMYAALLGVGVSLGIPPMLLAMMLGFLGSIYGVLTHYGHGPAPVFYGSGYVELKAWWLRGLEIGIVLLIIYMVVGGLWMKVLGYY